The following proteins come from a genomic window of Pyxidicoccus sp. MSG2:
- a CDS encoding dihydrofolate reductase family protein, producing the protein MIVSLDGYIEGPNRELDWFDDGNPQFEQYCDEMIDSVGLALYGRRAYELMLGYWPNAEVNPRSAADLAFARKMNALPKLVLSRTLEQAAWNNTRIVRDRVAETITELKRQPGKPLVAWAGAGLVSTLARHDLIDEYRLIVHPVLLGSGTPLFPPTGLRQKLDLVRTTQLGRNLVVLCYEPHRT; encoded by the coding sequence ATGATCGTGTCGCTCGATGGCTACATCGAGGGGCCGAACCGCGAGCTGGACTGGTTCGACGATGGCAACCCTCAGTTCGAGCAGTACTGCGACGAGATGATCGACTCCGTCGGCCTCGCGCTCTATGGCCGACGTGCGTATGAGTTGATGCTGGGCTACTGGCCGAACGCCGAAGTGAACCCCCGCTCGGCGGCAGACCTCGCGTTCGCCCGCAAGATGAATGCCCTGCCGAAGCTCGTCCTGTCACGGACGCTCGAGCAGGCGGCGTGGAACAACACCCGCATCGTCCGCGACCGTGTCGCGGAGACCATCACCGAGCTCAAGCGTCAGCCCGGCAAGCCGCTCGTGGCGTGGGCCGGCGCAGGGCTGGTTTCCACTCTCGCGCGGCACGACCTCATCGACGAGTACCGACTCATCGTGCATCCCGTGCTGCTCGGCTCGGGAACGCCGCTCTTTCCTCCCACGGGGCTCCGTCAGAAATTGGACCTGGTCCGCACGACCCAACTGGGCCGCAACCTCGTCGTGCTTTGTTACGAGCCTCACCGGACATGA
- a CDS encoding fatty acid desaturase family protein, which translates to MTLFRHPRDRIPVLLFFTAFALDLTVYFTARSWWLPILWLALWVIPKGWICAWNHHHQHVSMFRHALPNRLLEIVFGFQTGATSHGWFLHHVLGHHRNYLDQEKDEARWKRRDGTAMGEQEFSIITTLTAYPRAFSVGREHPRAFRIFLGMGALQVALLGLLFWHDWYNALWVFLLPMCVSLYVTVWATYFHHAGLDAAEHTHASYNIVHRGYNLVTGNLGYHTAHHARHGLHWSQLPALHAQLSRDIPVTLYRQPGIPFVWSGAEAQIELSPGEVEPLAR; encoded by the coding sequence ATGACCCTGTTCCGACATCCCCGAGACCGCATCCCCGTCCTGCTGTTCTTCACTGCCTTCGCGCTGGACCTGACGGTGTACTTCACCGCGCGAAGCTGGTGGCTCCCCATCCTGTGGCTCGCCCTGTGGGTGATTCCCAAGGGGTGGATCTGCGCGTGGAACCACCACCACCAGCACGTGTCGATGTTCCGCCACGCCCTTCCCAACCGGCTCCTGGAGATCGTGTTCGGCTTCCAGACCGGGGCGACGTCACATGGATGGTTCCTGCACCATGTGCTCGGCCACCATCGCAACTACCTCGACCAGGAGAAGGACGAGGCCCGTTGGAAGCGCCGCGACGGGACAGCGATGGGCGAGCAGGAGTTCTCCATCATCACGACGCTCACGGCCTATCCTCGCGCGTTCAGCGTGGGGCGGGAGCACCCGCGGGCCTTCCGCATCTTCCTGGGGATGGGCGCGCTGCAGGTGGCGCTGCTCGGCCTGCTCTTCTGGCATGACTGGTACAACGCGCTCTGGGTGTTCCTGCTCCCCATGTGCGTGTCCCTCTACGTGACGGTCTGGGCCACGTACTTCCACCACGCGGGGCTCGACGCCGCGGAGCACACCCACGCCTCGTACAACATCGTGCATCGGGGCTACAACCTGGTGACGGGCAACCTGGGCTACCACACCGCCCACCACGCGCGGCATGGCCTGCACTGGTCCCAGCTCCCCGCGCTCCACGCGCAGCTCTCGCGGGACATTCCCGTCACGCTCTACCGCCAGCCCGGCATTCCGTTCGTGTGGTCCGGCGCGGAGGCGCAGATCGAACTGAGCCCCGGAGAGGTCGAGCCCCTGGCTCGCTGA
- a CDS encoding cytochrome P450 gives MPNLLSRGLFNLFFGARRKAYASLPGPPPGLLGNIGDFLGAPPWDVCARYGRTYGGRTLIWMGPGPALVLNDPALIEEVLETRRLEFEKGNIGEQIRHSTTDDTPFIAKQGEDWSRKHGMDPLAQPWTHAWRAAQVEPLRAAVAESVEALLSEPSIDLTPALRRLTFDAFCVATVGEKIPTPVYDDFMLLAAAADARIQAKLPLKFISPPKGFAAARERFYGLFAEKIRAARAAPAPHRVDLMSWTLREMPELDDTVHAHLLGGFFFGGVFSSSTTLVGAFHQLQKYPEAEARLAAEATSLADAPLSVERLRGAPWSEAVAYEALRILPAVRIFLRTPSAETQLAGVTWPAGTTLMISNQHLHRDPSHWANPEVFEPARWLDGGAARDPLGSGHFFPFGRGPRACVAGDFAMLYLQTALTTIASRVQVQVDSTEPFEEGFFFGVVLPKGVTGRLRSRQSEYDQHSIRARPSPASKSA, from the coding sequence TTGCCCAACCTGCTTTCCCGCGGTCTGTTCAACCTGTTCTTCGGCGCGCGGCGCAAGGCCTACGCGAGCCTGCCCGGGCCCCCACCCGGCCTGCTGGGCAACATCGGAGACTTCCTCGGCGCCCCGCCGTGGGACGTCTGCGCGCGCTACGGGCGCACGTACGGAGGCCGCACCCTCATCTGGATGGGGCCTGGCCCGGCGCTGGTGCTCAACGACCCCGCGCTCATCGAGGAGGTGCTGGAAACCCGCCGGCTGGAGTTCGAGAAGGGCAACATCGGCGAGCAGATCCGTCACTCCACCACGGACGACACGCCCTTCATCGCGAAGCAGGGCGAGGACTGGTCGCGCAAGCATGGGATGGACCCGCTGGCACAGCCCTGGACCCACGCCTGGCGGGCCGCCCAGGTGGAACCGCTGCGGGCCGCCGTGGCCGAATCGGTGGAGGCCCTGCTGAGCGAGCCGTCCATCGACCTGACGCCCGCGCTGCGCCGGCTGACCTTCGATGCCTTCTGCGTGGCCACCGTGGGAGAGAAGATCCCCACCCCGGTCTACGACGACTTCATGCTCCTGGCCGCGGCCGCCGACGCGCGCATCCAGGCAAAGCTCCCACTGAAGTTCATCTCTCCGCCCAAGGGCTTCGCAGCGGCCCGGGAGCGCTTCTACGGGCTGTTCGCCGAGAAGATTCGCGCGGCGCGCGCGGCTCCGGCCCCCCATCGGGTGGACCTGATGTCGTGGACGCTGCGCGAGATGCCGGAGCTCGACGACACGGTGCATGCCCACCTGCTCGGCGGGTTCTTCTTCGGGGGCGTCTTCTCCTCGAGCACCACCCTGGTCGGCGCCTTCCACCAGCTCCAGAAGTACCCCGAGGCCGAGGCGCGACTGGCCGCCGAGGCCACCTCGCTCGCGGACGCGCCCCTGAGCGTCGAGCGGCTGCGCGGAGCGCCGTGGTCCGAGGCCGTCGCCTACGAGGCCCTGCGAATCCTGCCCGCGGTCCGCATCTTCCTCCGGACGCCGTCCGCCGAGACGCAGCTGGCGGGAGTAACGTGGCCCGCTGGCACGACGCTCATGATTTCGAACCAGCACCTGCACCGGGATCCGTCCCACTGGGCGAACCCGGAGGTCTTCGAGCCGGCGCGCTGGCTGGACGGCGGCGCCGCAAGGGATCCGCTCGGCAGCGGCCACTTCTTCCCGTTCGGCCGTGGCCCCCGCGCCTGTGTGGCCGGGGACTTCGCCATGCTGTACCTCCAGACGGCGCTGACGACGATTGCCTCCCGCGTCCAGGTCCAAGTCGACTCGACGGAGCCCTTCGAGGAGGGCTTCTTCTTCGGCGTCGTCCTTCCCAAGGGCGTCACCGGGAGGTTGAGATCCCGGCAGTCCGAGTACGATCAACATTCCATCCGAGCCCGTCCATCCCCCGCATCGAAGAGCGCATGA
- a CDS encoding lipoxygenase family protein, translated as MTVEYKLTIRTDSRLGAGTDSTISVVLVGTRGESGPHTLDKRFHNDFEAGAEDVYTVVAEDVGELVLLRFSNSGGVAGDWLLDTVWVTSGGRSWFFPFYRWVPGGSTTEVLEGSARLPQQVKNEREARARHEQLQARQRMYPWRPAEATAGLPGALDISKERPLPKDELYRGLSEGSYEVVIAKTLASIKLHLPVLSKAWNGLVDIFDFFKGIEMPQLAQRWKDDLEFARQAVQGINPLHIQSITHLPAGMPLSEADVHGVLAPGDTLARAFEAKRLFLIDFEILEGIRMFRKVGEDGVEERRWAPASRCLLYLDDTRQLRPIAIQLGRDAETAPVFTPNDGEYDWLAAKVSVRCSEGNTHQMVGHALRTHFVAEPFVMATMRNLPDPHPVYKLLRRHFRYTLAINEGARKGLLSEGGVFDDFIATGGPDKGHLQLGKKGFQRWKLSDNKPRLDLERRGVLDPAVLPYYPYRDDALPLWDAFEEYVGGTLRHFYRSDADLAADAELRHWWTDLTERGLPVDKLPCRELRRVDDLVDILTTVLFTVSVHHAAVNYLQYEHYAFVPNAPLCLRREPPRQKGVIGPEDIAAMIPSKSQTLWQVAIGRALSSFGDDEEYLLHESGWREDYFQEPELAAIRNRFQDRLRTQLEVVKARNAKSEVPYTVLRPDRIPCGITV; from the coding sequence ATGACTGTCGAATACAAGCTCACGATTCGCACGGACTCGCGACTCGGAGCGGGGACGGACTCCACCATTTCCGTCGTGCTGGTCGGTACGCGGGGAGAGAGCGGTCCGCACACGCTGGACAAGCGCTTCCACAATGACTTCGAGGCCGGTGCCGAGGACGTCTACACCGTCGTCGCGGAGGATGTGGGCGAGCTGGTGCTGCTGCGGTTCAGCAACTCCGGAGGCGTCGCGGGCGACTGGCTCCTCGACACCGTCTGGGTGACGTCGGGCGGCAGGAGCTGGTTCTTCCCCTTCTACCGGTGGGTCCCGGGCGGCTCGACGACGGAAGTCCTCGAGGGCTCGGCGAGGCTGCCGCAGCAGGTGAAGAACGAGCGCGAGGCCCGGGCCCGTCACGAGCAACTCCAGGCCCGCCAGCGCATGTACCCCTGGCGCCCCGCCGAGGCGACCGCCGGGCTTCCCGGCGCGCTCGACATCAGCAAGGAGCGACCACTTCCGAAGGACGAGCTGTACCGGGGCCTGAGCGAGGGCAGCTACGAGGTCGTCATCGCCAAGACGCTGGCGTCCATCAAGCTGCACCTGCCCGTGCTGTCCAAGGCGTGGAACGGGCTCGTCGACATCTTCGACTTCTTCAAGGGCATCGAGATGCCCCAGCTCGCCCAGCGCTGGAAGGACGACCTGGAGTTCGCGCGGCAGGCCGTCCAGGGCATCAATCCCCTCCACATCCAGTCCATCACCCACCTGCCAGCGGGCATGCCCCTGTCAGAGGCGGACGTCCACGGCGTGCTGGCACCGGGCGACACGCTGGCGCGCGCCTTCGAGGCGAAGCGCCTGTTCCTGATCGACTTCGAAATCCTCGAGGGCATCCGGATGTTCCGGAAGGTTGGCGAGGACGGCGTCGAGGAGCGGCGCTGGGCGCCCGCGTCCCGGTGCCTGCTGTACCTGGACGACACGCGCCAATTGCGGCCCATCGCCATCCAGCTCGGGAGGGACGCGGAGACCGCCCCGGTCTTCACGCCCAATGACGGCGAATACGACTGGCTGGCGGCGAAGGTCTCCGTCCGTTGCAGCGAGGGGAACACCCACCAGATGGTGGGGCACGCGCTGCGGACCCACTTCGTGGCGGAGCCGTTCGTCATGGCGACGATGCGAAACCTCCCGGACCCGCACCCCGTCTACAAGCTGCTCCGCCGCCACTTCCGCTACACGCTCGCCATCAACGAGGGCGCGCGAAAGGGCCTGCTCTCCGAGGGCGGCGTCTTCGACGACTTCATCGCCACCGGCGGCCCCGACAAGGGGCACCTGCAGCTGGGCAAGAAGGGCTTCCAGCGCTGGAAGCTGTCCGACAACAAGCCCCGCCTGGACCTCGAGCGCCGCGGCGTCCTCGACCCCGCCGTCCTCCCCTACTACCCCTACCGGGACGACGCCCTGCCGCTGTGGGACGCCTTCGAGGAGTATGTCGGTGGCACGCTCCGGCACTTCTACCGGTCCGACGCGGACCTCGCGGCTGACGCCGAGCTGCGGCACTGGTGGACGGACCTCACCGAGCGGGGGCTGCCTGTCGACAAGCTGCCCTGCCGGGAGCTCCGGCGCGTCGATGACCTCGTGGACATCCTGACCACGGTCCTCTTCACGGTCAGCGTCCACCACGCCGCGGTGAACTACCTCCAGTACGAGCACTACGCCTTCGTGCCCAACGCCCCGCTCTGCCTGCGCCGGGAGCCGCCGAGGCAGAAGGGCGTCATCGGCCCGGAGGACATCGCGGCGATGATTCCCAGCAAGTCCCAGACGCTCTGGCAGGTCGCCATCGGCCGGGCGCTGTCCAGCTTCGGTGACGACGAGGAGTACCTCCTCCACGAGAGCGGCTGGCGTGAGGACTACTTCCAGGAGCCGGAGCTCGCGGCCATCCGCAACAGGTTCCAGGATCGGCTGCGCACCCAGCTCGAGGTGGTGAAGGCGCGCAACGCGAAGTCAGAGGTCCCCTACACCGTCCTGCGTCCCGACAGGATTCCCTGCGGCATCACCGTCTGA
- a CDS encoding lipoxygenase family protein produces MLTALRRLMESLGVGGRGKGNEVLEPEELARWYSGLALEERLALSRELAPRVRAPRPKREQASLPAVAVGRIVFQQDGPHGPMPLHHLKVELWDRDFGAPDDFLGECFTDSEGGFSIRYDPEDAGAGDLPDLEVRFFEPQHTFREDGRVVETWRRIGSEQGPDNHGGLHHDFGTLRLPYWEYAPGTPLARLFVTEEGTPPTAYAPGRALAMLKAVAPIELVKRQHLLQARLGHAPGLDRIQADYPESMTVRMEREAPGSTRSDAFFGERLLNGMFSTILDRDPEVPGDAHAFRLYLPWNAYEQDGIHCLPDVDVRLRLVEGRLMPVRIILGMREPGATAPGSPVTRRTFTPADGADWEAAKRMARVSATLDTELGNHLGQCHFNVEQYAIAAHRNLRHNPLRWLLMPHLREVVLINHAADGFLVGPTGYITRASALTERAIESRLQHLMGSYDWRGFAPAPPVCEGHRYAQAAGLFWKLLGEHVDAFFAEHGAEVEARWIEVRRFSDDLVAHSAPAFVCRYLRATVPGKDAPWFVRSERMDLDEKAVEPTPKAVSAVTRTDVPQPGEMDALKQLCRYVIYFATFRHAWANNLQWEDAGEVLYTCLGLRWGKGGALSTEADLDVAPPPDAATEMLWISWMLSKTNYGLLLANEEADVHPRFVELLRTHASEFAALGLDIRTVSSRINI; encoded by the coding sequence ATGCTCACCGCGCTGCGACGCCTGATGGAGTCCCTGGGGGTGGGGGGACGGGGGAAGGGCAACGAGGTCCTCGAGCCGGAGGAGCTTGCCCGGTGGTACTCCGGCCTGGCGCTCGAGGAGCGGTTGGCCCTCAGCCGCGAGCTGGCACCCCGCGTCCGCGCGCCCCGCCCCAAGAGGGAGCAGGCGAGCCTTCCCGCTGTCGCCGTGGGGCGCATCGTCTTCCAGCAGGACGGCCCGCACGGCCCCATGCCCCTGCATCACCTCAAGGTCGAGCTCTGGGACCGGGACTTCGGCGCTCCCGACGACTTCCTGGGCGAGTGCTTCACGGACTCCGAAGGCGGCTTCTCCATCCGTTATGACCCGGAGGATGCGGGCGCTGGAGACCTGCCGGACCTGGAGGTCCGCTTCTTCGAGCCCCAGCACACCTTCCGCGAGGATGGCCGGGTGGTGGAGACCTGGCGGCGCATCGGCTCGGAGCAGGGGCCTGACAACCATGGTGGGCTCCATCACGACTTCGGCACCCTGCGGCTGCCCTACTGGGAATATGCGCCGGGGACACCGCTGGCCCGGTTGTTCGTGACGGAGGAGGGGACGCCGCCGACGGCGTATGCCCCGGGCCGGGCCCTCGCGATGCTGAAGGCCGTCGCCCCCATCGAGCTCGTCAAGCGCCAGCACCTGCTCCAGGCCCGCCTGGGACACGCGCCGGGCCTGGACCGCATCCAGGCCGACTACCCGGAGTCGATGACGGTCCGCATGGAGCGGGAGGCGCCTGGCTCCACCCGGAGTGACGCCTTCTTCGGAGAGCGGCTGCTCAACGGCATGTTCTCCACCATCCTGGACCGCGACCCCGAGGTCCCCGGGGATGCCCACGCGTTCCGGCTCTACCTTCCCTGGAACGCGTACGAGCAGGACGGCATCCACTGTCTGCCCGACGTGGACGTGAGGCTGCGGCTGGTGGAAGGCCGGCTCATGCCGGTGCGCATCATCCTGGGGATGCGCGAGCCCGGCGCGACGGCGCCCGGCTCACCCGTGACACGCCGGACCTTCACGCCCGCGGACGGCGCGGACTGGGAGGCGGCCAAGCGCATGGCCCGGGTGAGCGCGACGTTGGACACGGAGCTGGGCAACCACCTGGGGCAGTGCCACTTCAACGTCGAGCAGTACGCTATCGCGGCCCACCGGAACCTGCGGCACAACCCCCTTCGCTGGCTGCTGATGCCCCACCTGCGCGAGGTGGTCCTCATCAATCACGCGGCCGATGGGTTCCTCGTCGGGCCGACGGGTTACATCACCCGGGCCAGCGCGCTGACCGAGCGGGCCATCGAGTCGCGACTGCAACATCTGATGGGCAGCTACGATTGGCGGGGCTTCGCGCCTGCTCCGCCCGTGTGCGAGGGGCATCGGTATGCCCAGGCCGCGGGACTGTTCTGGAAGCTGCTCGGCGAGCACGTCGACGCCTTCTTCGCGGAGCACGGGGCCGAGGTGGAGGCGCGGTGGATCGAGGTGCGGCGTTTTTCGGACGACCTCGTGGCCCACTCCGCGCCCGCCTTCGTGTGCCGGTACCTTCGGGCGACGGTCCCGGGGAAGGACGCTCCCTGGTTCGTGCGCTCGGAGCGAATGGACCTGGATGAGAAGGCCGTGGAGCCGACGCCGAAGGCAGTCAGCGCGGTGACCCGGACCGACGTGCCCCAGCCAGGGGAGATGGACGCGCTCAAGCAGCTCTGCCGCTACGTCATCTACTTCGCGACCTTCCGGCATGCGTGGGCCAACAACCTCCAGTGGGAGGACGCTGGCGAGGTGCTCTACACCTGTCTGGGATTGCGCTGGGGAAAGGGCGGGGCGTTGTCGACCGAGGCCGACCTGGATGTCGCGCCTCCGCCCGACGCGGCCACGGAGATGCTGTGGATTTCGTGGATGCTCTCCAAGACGAACTACGGACTCCTCCTGGCCAACGAAGAGGCCGACGTGCACCCGCGCTTCGTGGAATTGCTGCGGACCCACGCCTCCGAGTTCGCCGCGCTCGGCCTGGATATCCGGACGGTCAGCTCGCGCATCAACATCTAG
- a CDS encoding RCC1 domain-containing protein has product MLRFCVSWLLVPLIMLVASPAAADDVAWGKPVKGVQLGLSIVPGSGPLPTELELEAVARNVTSEPQQLSVEACDTVRWTAFTLLHVRTASGRVFSYPIGDNVDVANVHPHGPVNLAPGETLRERFSLKDVVRKPTENPGDAELWTLLETPQQVELWMELVGGVGVPRMLGGHLKHRLGLPSTRAPSQAGRCVSQISAGGSAACALLRDGTPWCWGSSPPGAHGTAENTQDKRGLSPRPLPLLARGAVELRTELNIACMRTSTGAVYCAGGNLDDSVASYGEPGGHPVRIHRLEGAAELYGAQCARVADGTLACWSLLGTPPPTPDGLVAIRWEESAPGVVQVATGGGFTCALRRDGTLWCWGANESGQLGVGDVTPHTGPTRVSKLPLEVVSVAAGTSHACAALRDGSLWCWGRSEYGALGLGDVHSSSVPTPVSGMSEVVRVAAGFQKTCAWKKDGSLWCFGDLLMEAPSQALAMVPVEMKELGRAVEEVVFGFRHACVRTSGKGGEGNVLCWGENTEGQSGGPEPRALASPLRVSGLKGQAVALTAGDSFTCAITTEGSAWCWGRGTGGELGTGRKSSSARPMRVRLPCPD; this is encoded by the coding sequence GTGCTGAGGTTCTGCGTGAGCTGGCTGCTGGTACCCCTGATCATGCTCGTCGCCAGCCCCGCGGCGGCGGATGACGTGGCGTGGGGGAAACCGGTGAAGGGAGTGCAGCTCGGCCTGTCCATCGTCCCTGGCAGCGGGCCGCTGCCCACCGAGCTGGAGCTCGAGGCCGTAGCGCGCAACGTGACCTCCGAACCCCAACAGCTCTCCGTCGAAGCTTGCGACACCGTGCGCTGGACGGCCTTCACCCTGCTCCATGTGCGCACCGCCAGCGGGCGCGTCTTCAGCTACCCCATTGGCGATAACGTCGATGTTGCCAACGTTCACCCTCATGGACCGGTGAACCTTGCGCCCGGTGAGACGCTCCGCGAGCGCTTCTCCCTGAAGGATGTCGTCCGGAAGCCGACGGAGAACCCCGGGGACGCGGAGCTGTGGACCCTCCTGGAGACACCACAACAGGTGGAGTTGTGGATGGAGCTCGTGGGCGGCGTCGGTGTGCCTCGCATGCTCGGTGGCCACCTGAAGCACCGCCTGGGTCTGCCCTCCACGAGAGCGCCATCGCAGGCAGGGCGCTGCGTGTCCCAAATCTCCGCGGGAGGAAGTGCGGCCTGCGCGCTCCTTCGCGACGGCACGCCCTGGTGCTGGGGCTCCAGCCCGCCTGGCGCTCACGGCACCGCGGAGAATACCCAGGACAAGAGGGGGCTTTCGCCACGACCGCTGCCGCTGCTGGCGCGCGGCGCCGTCGAGCTGCGCACGGAGCTCAACATCGCGTGCATGCGGACCTCCACGGGCGCGGTGTACTGCGCGGGGGGCAACCTCGACGACTCCGTAGCGTCCTACGGGGAGCCGGGCGGACATCCCGTGCGCATCCATCGCCTGGAGGGAGCCGCGGAGCTGTATGGAGCGCAGTGCGCCCGGGTGGCTGATGGCACGCTGGCGTGCTGGAGCCTGCTCGGGACTCCCCCACCCACCCCCGACGGGCTTGTCGCCATCCGTTGGGAGGAGTCCGCTCCGGGAGTAGTGCAGGTGGCCACGGGCGGCGGTTTCACCTGTGCGCTTCGGCGGGATGGAACGCTGTGGTGCTGGGGGGCCAACGAGAGCGGTCAGCTCGGCGTCGGAGATGTCACGCCACACACGGGGCCGACCCGGGTCTCCAAGCTGCCTCTGGAGGTGGTCTCTGTCGCCGCGGGGACGAGCCACGCGTGTGCGGCCCTGCGCGACGGCTCCCTGTGGTGCTGGGGGCGCAGCGAGTACGGCGCCCTGGGACTGGGAGATGTCCACTCCAGCTCCGTGCCCACCCCTGTCTCCGGAATGAGCGAGGTGGTGCGCGTGGCAGCGGGTTTCCAGAAGACGTGCGCCTGGAAGAAGGACGGCTCGCTCTGGTGCTTTGGAGATCTCCTGATGGAAGCACCTTCCCAAGCGCTCGCCATGGTGCCGGTGGAGATGAAGGAACTGGGCCGCGCGGTCGAGGAGGTGGTGTTTGGCTTCCGCCACGCCTGCGTGCGCACCTCGGGCAAAGGAGGGGAGGGGAATGTCCTCTGCTGGGGCGAGAACACGGAGGGCCAGAGCGGAGGCCCCGAACCTCGTGCGCTCGCGTCTCCCCTGCGCGTGTCGGGGCTGAAGGGCCAGGCCGTCGCGTTGACCGCCGGAGACTCCTTCACCTGCGCCATCACCACCGAAGGCTCAGCCTGGTGCTGGGGCCGCGGCACCGGCGGAGAGCTCGGCACGGGGCGCAAGAGTTCCAGCGCGCGTCCCATGCGCGTCCGGTTGCCCTGCCCGGACTGA
- a CDS encoding sensor histidine kinase, which translates to MTTLPVRCVWGGTMIVLGLLSRAPLDEHSWHATLVAVVTAFCFPVIVLQTGGSKSPLFLWNIAIPLCFMAIAHGDLRAVVVSTVLNAVGIMVIVGSGGVGVGEAALWGGMSVVAGLIGMYGTYAHHRLIQDKLRHERERAETLRQLAESERRRGRSERLALLGQLAAGVAHEINNPLTFVSSNLRHLESLRASGEACAPQELAEIHSETLEGVRRIHQIVRDLKSFSRDDSSDGDTSSAAEVVAEALRLGRPKLHGGVRVIDEVPSQLSPVRLGKGRFVQVVLNLLTNAVDATAATGAPNGSEIRIGAKEQAETVVLHVEDNGPGIPEHVLERMFEPFFTTKPAGVGTGLGLALCREYVERVGGAITAENKASGGARFIVTLPIERPASQASANGHGVAA; encoded by the coding sequence TTGACCACGCTGCCGGTCCGGTGCGTCTGGGGCGGCACGATGATCGTGCTCGGGCTGCTCAGCCGGGCCCCGCTGGATGAGCATTCCTGGCATGCGACGCTCGTCGCGGTGGTGACGGCGTTCTGCTTCCCGGTGATTGTCCTCCAGACGGGAGGCTCGAAGAGCCCGCTCTTTCTCTGGAACATCGCCATCCCGCTGTGCTTCATGGCGATTGCGCATGGTGACCTGCGCGCCGTTGTTGTCAGCACCGTCCTCAACGCGGTCGGCATCATGGTCATCGTCGGGAGTGGCGGCGTCGGCGTGGGCGAGGCCGCGCTCTGGGGCGGAATGAGCGTGGTGGCCGGCCTCATCGGGATGTACGGCACCTACGCGCACCACCGGCTCATCCAGGACAAGCTGCGCCACGAGCGGGAACGCGCGGAGACCCTGCGGCAGCTCGCCGAGAGCGAGCGGCGCAGAGGCCGCTCCGAGCGGCTCGCGCTACTCGGGCAACTCGCCGCGGGAGTGGCGCATGAAATCAACAACCCCCTTACCTTCGTGAGCTCGAACCTGCGCCATCTGGAATCGCTGCGAGCGAGCGGCGAGGCGTGTGCCCCTCAGGAGCTCGCGGAGATTCACAGCGAGACGCTCGAGGGGGTGCGGCGCATCCACCAGATTGTCCGGGACCTGAAGAGCTTCTCGCGCGATGACTCGAGCGATGGCGACACCAGCTCCGCCGCCGAGGTGGTCGCGGAAGCGCTCCGGCTCGGGAGACCGAAGCTGCACGGAGGCGTGCGCGTCATCGACGAGGTTCCCTCCCAGCTTTCGCCCGTGCGGCTCGGAAAGGGCCGCTTCGTGCAGGTGGTGCTGAACCTGCTGACGAACGCGGTGGACGCGACGGCCGCCACGGGAGCCCCCAACGGGTCAGAGATCCGCATCGGTGCGAAGGAGCAGGCGGAAACGGTGGTCCTCCACGTCGAGGACAACGGGCCGGGAATTCCCGAGCACGTGCTGGAGCGCATGTTCGAGCCCTTCTTCACGACCAAGCCCGCCGGGGTGGGGACCGGGCTGGGGCTCGCGCTCTGCCGCGAGTACGTCGAGCGGGTGGGAGGAGCCATCACCGCCGAGAACAAGGCGAGTGGTGGCGCCCGATTCATCGTCACGTTGCCGATAGAACGCCCGGCCAGCCAGGCATCCGCGAACGGCCATGGCGTCGCGGCCTGA